From the genome of Danaus plexippus chromosome 30, MEX_DaPlex, whole genome shotgun sequence, one region includes:
- the LOC116776532 gene encoding 43 kDa receptor-associated protein of the synapse homolog translates to MSWDSIESRDFLGGVPAHQLSATRLLSSPDPSRHHIEDPPELYPFSEEYANENRNGAIRWGSRFGPAHRPSGVLECFRVCRSRLDQYFARRKIERGLRLYMQNEQRQAVKVWLSALRGVRHRTDKFALLGHLYKAYMDFGKYRESLEFANRQLGISEELDSAPMRAEAYLNLAMAHQNLGGLDRALSYARHALYNDCGGGSTAGFVHLTVAVVSMELGAVSKAMDGFMKALGVAQAQDNDVLTLQVYVGLSELWRRLRDLERSFGCASRACDVGRGHNSLNLNTRHHRNALLQMAAALRAKGELGDAHDYVNEALRLASVAGDQGCYARAMRLAGDVYRRKSDLGKALRHYEVAMGAGQSLGDRLAQMEAMDGAARCLDELRLQGRICNCRPLEFNTRLLEVATSVGSKMLVRRVRLRLADIYTALGDNNAAARQKRAASAWAAPTCGRCREPLAERPEPLVSLPCTHFVHLACMPESWSRRSNRGSGECAECASPRARAPPPAPPAPRSLPSQVDFPFGTPPTLRDSDINSVLSDHSSQQATSSV, encoded by the exons ATGTCATGGGACTCCATAGAGTCGCGTGACTTCCTCGG CGGGGTGCCGGCGCACCAATTGTCGGCGACGCGACTGCTCAGCTCACCTGATCCATCCCGACACCATATCGAAGATCCACCAG AACTTTATCCATTCTCTGAAGAATATGCCAATGAGAATCGCAATGGCGCCATCCGCTGGGGCTCTCGCTTTGGACCAGCTCACAGGCCCTCCGGAGTCTTGGAGTGCTTCAGGGTCTGCCGCTCCAGACTGGACCAGTACTTTGCCAGGAGAAAG ATTGAACGCGGTCTTCGTCTTTATATGCAAAACGAGCAACGCCAGGCGGTCAAAGTGTGGCTGTCAGCGTTACGAGGAGTTAGACACAGAACGGACAAGTTCGCGCTGTTGGGACACTTGTATAAAGCCTACATGGACTTTGGGAAGTACAG GGAATCACTGGAATTCGCAAACCGTCAGCTCGGCATATCTGAAGAACTAGACTCGGCGCCGATGAGAGCGGAGGCGTACCTCAACCTGGCGATGGCCCATCAGAACCTGGGTGGGCTTGACAG ggcGTTGTCTTACGCCCGTCACGCGTTGTACAACGACTGCGGTGGTGGGTCTACGGCTGGCTTCGTCCATCTGACGGTAGCTGTGGTCAGTATGGAATTGGGAGCTGTCTCCAAGGCGATGGACGGATTCATGAAAGCGCTTGGAGTTGCCCAAGCTCAGGATAACGACGTTCTTACTCTGCAG GTGTACGTAGGTCTATCCGAGTTGTGGCGTAGACTCCGCGACCTGGAGCGGTCTTTCGGCTGTGCGTCCCGCGCCTGTGACGTGGGCCGGGGTCACAACTCCTTGAACCTGAACACTCGCCACCACAGGAACGCCCTGCTTCAGATGGCAGCAGCGCTGAGAGCTAAGGGGGAACTGGGAGACGCCCATGATTATGTCAAT GAAGCCCTACGTTTGGCGTCTGTCGCTGGTGACCAGGGCTGCTACGCCCGCGCCATGAGGCTAGCTGGTGACGTGTATAGACGAAAAAGTGACCTGGGGAAGGCTCTGAG ACATTACGAAGTGGCGATGGGGGCAGGTCAGTCTCTGGGAGATAGGTTGGCGCAGATGGAGGCGATGGACGGGGCCGCCAGATGCCTGGACGAGCTCAGGTTACAAGGACGTATTTGTAACTGCAGACCTCTGGAATTTAACACGAGGTTATTGGAGGTCGCCACCTCCGTTGGATCCAAG ATGTTAGTGCGTCGCGTCCGTCTCCGACTGGCGGACATCTACACAGCTCTAGGTGACAACAACGCGGCCGCCCGTCAGAAGCGAGCTGCTAGCGCGTGGGCGGCACCCACCTGCGGGCGCTGCAGGGAGCCGCTGGCAGAGCGACCTGAACCTCTGGTGTCACTACCGTGCACACACTTCGTTCATCTTGC CTGTATGCCGGAGTCCTGGTCCCGTCGCTCCAACCGTGGTTCTGGTGAATGTGCTGAATGCGCCTCACCTCGTGCTAGGGCTCCACCGCCCGCCCCGCCAGCCCCGAGGAGCCTGCCCTCACAGGTG GACTTTCCATTCGGGACGCCTCCCACGCTGCGCGACTCCGACATAAACTCCGTGCTGAGCGACCACAGCAGTCAACAAGCTACGTCcagtgtttaa